In the genome of Brachypodium distachyon strain Bd21 chromosome 3, Brachypodium_distachyon_v3.0, whole genome shotgun sequence, the window CTGTAAATCCGAGTCATATTTTATTTCTAAGACTTTGAATCGACATCCACCATATTCAAGTTACCgctccctccaatccaaattGATAAAGTGTCAAGGTAACAACAACATCGGTGTATGTATATAGACTCTGAATCAGCAAGTGCGAGTCGAGTGAACTGACGTGAGAATAGTTCCTGCGTAATAGAAATAACTATGAGTTGGGATAGATGTAACATTATACCATTCTGTCAGGCTTGatattaaataaataaaatatggatgtGCATTATTTTGATGTAGACATCTGGTGTTTCAACctccttttgaaaaaaaaatttatatCATTCTAGAGTCACAGCTGGAACAACAATGTTATTCCTACGTGCAACGCCAAAGAGGCATCGATTAGTAGATATTTTAAAAAAGGTCTATCTATTTCTCAGTTGCCtgatttttcagaaaaatgttTTAAATCTAAATCAGATCTTTTAGATTAACATCTGAGGCCCATCCCGCTTTCTTCTTGCACACATgatatcgttggattaagatccgacgGTCGATCACGTCAACAGATTTTTAACTAAAAACCAATCTACTTCTAAATAGGGAAACCGAAAATTGAGAAATAATGCACCGATCGATGAACGCTCTCGCTGTCTCGCATCGACCACGGCGATCCCGACCATTACATTACTTAACTAGCCTATATAGCTGTGCTCGATAGTCGATCGATCCACAGTGAAAGCTAAGGCTAAATTTGTTGGCGCGCGCGTCACCACTGCGTCCATCGACTCTTGTATTCTCCGTTCAAATCACTAGACCTCTTCATATATAACACCACCTGGCCAGCCTTCagtcacacacacacactcacCGCACGCCTAGCCATAGCCCATAGCTGACTGAACACGCCGGCCGGCGCCCTGATGGAGCAAGCAACGTACTACTACCTCTTCctggccctcctcctccctctccttctgAAGCTGCTGACCAAGAAGAACGACGGCAACAAGCGTCTGCGGCTGCCGCCGGGCCCGTGGCGGCTGCCGGTGATCGGCAGCATGCACCACCTGGCCAAGGACCCTCTGACGCACCGCGTGATGGCGGACCTGGCGCGGCGGCTGGACGCGCCGCTCATGTACCTGAAGCTGGGCGAGGTCCCCGTGATCGTGGCCACGTCGCCGGAGGCCGCCCGCGACGTGATGCGCACCCACGACGTGCTCCTGGCGACGCGGCCATGGAGCCCCACGATCAAGATCATGATGGCCGACGGCCAGGGCCTCGTCTTCGCCCGCTACGGCGCCGCCTGGAGGCAGATCCGCAAGATCTGCATCCTGGAGCTCCTCAGCGCCCGCCGCGTCGCCTCCTTCcgcgccgtccgggaggacgAGGCGTCCCGCCTCGTGTCCGCCGTGtccgcggacgccgccgtgAAGGCGTCGGTGAACGTGAGCGAGCGGATCGCGGTGCTGATCACGGACTCGGCGGTGCGCGCCATGATTGGGGACAGGTTCGAGCGGCGGGAGGAGTTCCTGCAGGCGCTCGAGGAAGGGCTCAAGATCGTCACCGGGTTCAGCCTCGGCGACCTCTTCCCGTCGTCCCGGCTCGCgggcctcgtcggcggcaCCGCCAGGCTCGCCAGGGAGAACCACCGCAAGTGCTCTGAGCTCATGGACTACGCCATCAAGCAGCACGAGGACCGGATCAAGGCGAACGCCAACGGCGccggggacggcggaggagaagaggaccTTGTTGGCGTGCTCTTGAGGATACAGAAGGAAGGCGGCCTCGACGAGCCCCTCACCATGGGGATGATCAAAGCCGTCATCCTCGTAAGCAAACATATAACGGAGTACTATCTAGATTACCTCGTCTAAAAATCGTTTTAATTGGCATCCGTTTTCCTGCAGGACCTGTTCAGCGCCGGGAGCGAGACGTCGGCGACGACGCTGCAGTGGGCGATGTCGGAGCTGATGAGGAACCCGGAGGTGATGCGTAAAGCGCAAGCCGAAGTACGCGACAAGCTGCAAGGGAAGCCCAAGGTAACGGAGGACGACCTGGGGGAGCTCAAGTACATGAGGCTGGTGATCAAGGAGACGCTGCGGCTGcacccggcggcgccgctgctcaTCCCGAGGGAGGCCATGGAGCAGTGCCAGATCCTCGGCTACGACGTGCCCAAGGGCGCCACCGTGATGGTGAACGCGTGGGCGATCGGCAGGGACCCCAAGCACTGGGAGGAGCCCGAGGACTTCAGGCCGGAGAGGTTCGAGTCGGGGCTGGTGGACTTCAAGGGGACGGATTTCCAGTACGTGCCGTTCGGGGCTGGCCGGAGGATGTGCCCCGGGATGGCGTTCGCGCAGGCGAGCATGGAGATCGTGCTCGCCGCGCTGCTGTACCATTTTGACTGGGAGCTCCCCGGTGGCGCCAAGCCGGCGGAGCTGGACATGACGGAGGAGATGGGGATCACCGTCCGCCGGAAGCACGACCTGTGCCTGAACGCCGTCGTCCGCGTGCCACCGGCTTGTTGATTTGCGGTTTGGAAAAGAATTCTGATGTAGTACATGGATAATGCATTTTCCTTTGATGTTGCGGAACTGGATACCCGCCACAACCACAAATGACGCTAGTCAAAACGTCAAATCTTACCACTGAACTGGAAAGAAGGATTCATCAAGACTACTGTTAATACATCTTGTCGTTTGATGCTTTGCATTACATCTGACGATAATACATTTTCCTCGCAATTCACACATAAAGCTACTGTTACAAGGTGTACATTAGGCAAGGAGCACTTTCAGCCTCAACACATTATTTCTTCCGAGCTTTCCTGGAGCACATGattctttgttttttattttgacatcAATGATTCACTGTTGCGCATATCATACAACAAGTCTTCATGGTAAATTGGTACATTTGATCTTTTGGCCTCTATAGGCATCGAGTGCACACATATCAGGACCAATAGTTGGATCCCTCGGGTCATAAGATACTAGGGCATAATTCTAGTATGAGAGGGATATGGCCCTCAAGGCACATTAGCAGACATCAGGATGGAAACTCCCAGGCATTGAACTGTTCTGCTGAGCCTGCTGGAGATGCACCCTAAGTGCATAATTATTTATCTGCAGCATGAGGAGATTTCCATAGAATCAATTAGAAAACCGCAGTATAGGATAGATAGCTAAGAGCCAAGGAAGCAAGATCTGAAGAACACCTCGAGAGTTTTAAGTTGCCCCTGATACTGCAAAGCCAATTGCTTCAGGTTCTGAACCTCCTGTGTCCTAACATCGAACTCTTTTTGGCGCTCATGTTGGATTGCAACCCCCCGTTTGAGAACAGCATTCTCTCGCAGAATTATTGCTAGCTGCTCCTTTAGCATCACATTTTCCTATGAACGGGTAAAAACATAACTGTTTGAGCTTCAGCAGGTATAAGCCCTACAGATAAAATGTGCACATTACGACAGTGTATGTATTACCTTAGACAAGTTCTGCACTACCTCGGGTCCTACTCGCTCCAGGATTGACATTTCAATTACCTCCAATGCTCTTGATGCACGGGCCCGTGCATCATTTATGTCAGAGGCGCTTGTCATCTCTCTGACAAATAGGTCAACCCATTCAGAGCTATGATTTGTCTGACAATTACCTGCCTTGGGTGAATTTCCAGAAATAGCATCCAAATGGCCATTACTAACACCACCTGTACAACCACCTGCACAAAGTTTCAAATTGTACAGTTTTTAAAAAAGTTCAGCAATCAGAAATTTGATTAAGGGATACATTATTCAAGAAGATATGTACAAGGCTGCATTTGTTTTTCTAGTAGAATTATAAAACCAGAAACCAAGGGTGTTAATATGGATGATTGTGGCACGTAGGATAATTGTTGAGGAGGATGAGTGAGAAAGAGTAGAGAGAATAAAACTGACTCCTTGCGAAGAGTTGGGACTCTTAGCTTAAGAGTAAACGTCATTGCCTTTGTACACCATGGTATTTGATGCTGTTAGCAAAAGGACAAATAACTGGTTCATGAGCTCAATTACCAGACAACGGTTGTACCAGTTGACCACACAATTGGAACATGAATAGGTGTTTGAGCCATCTAGTAACCAATGCTACCTGATATTGCAACATATGCTTGTTTTACAACAGAAGGTACAGATAAGTTGTGGCTAATTTCTTTACGGGGAGAGATGAGGCTCCCAGTTTGAATACAGAGCAGCGCAGAAAGTAAAATGGTGATTTCCATCGTGTTTGTTTCTCAAAACGATGCAAAGTGAAAACCCGACCAGACCAGTGATTGGAGCACCATCCAGTTTTAGAAACTGTGAAGAACACCAGAATGTGCAGGATAAATATAGCACAACgaaattaaataaaaaaaattatatgggGCACAAACATGACAGGTGCAGTTTATGGTAATGTAATAATTAAAATGCAAATCAGGACTGACTACGATGGTCACACAAGAAGCAGAATGATTAAGCTCACAGTTCCATTTATAAAACACATTTCTATCAAGAAGGTAATTAACAAAACAATTAAATGTGgcaaagtttgatcaaatgcTTAGCTCTTAACTTCCTTCGAATGTAAATTCAATCAGCATACCTTCGGCCGTTGACTTAAGGGCTGTTGACAGGCCATTCTCAGATTCACAAACAGCAGCTGATAAGATAACCTCTGCTGACTCCAGGTGAAGGTCATTCAAACTCCTTATTGCAGAATCCAAATCATCTCCAGATGCCTCAAGAGCTCTTTCAAGCAGCTGGAATCATTTTGAAGACAGTAGTATCAATATTATGCCGTACGTACAATTAGAATCCACTATTTATTCACTAAAATGATGAGCTGAAATATATATCACAAACACAGTCTAGTCATCACCAGTCTAAAATCATAAGTTCCAATACAAGATGCACAGCTTC includes:
- the LOC100821505 gene encoding premnaspirodiene oxygenase, coding for MEQATYYYLFLALLLPLLLKLLTKKNDGNKRLRLPPGPWRLPVIGSMHHLAKDPLTHRVMADLARRLDAPLMYLKLGEVPVIVATSPEAARDVMRTHDVLLATRPWSPTIKIMMADGQGLVFARYGAAWRQIRKICILELLSARRVASFRAVREDEASRLVSAVSADAAVKASVNVSERIAVLITDSAVRAMIGDRFERREEFLQALEEGLKIVTGFSLGDLFPSSRLAGLVGGTARLARENHRKCSELMDYAIKQHEDRIKANANGAGDGGGEEDLVGVLLRIQKEGGLDEPLTMGMIKAVILDLFSAGSETSATTLQWAMSELMRNPEVMRKAQAEVRDKLQGKPKVTEDDLGELKYMRLVIKETLRLHPAAPLLIPREAMEQCQILGYDVPKGATVMVNAWAIGRDPKHWEEPEDFRPERFESGLVDFKGTDFQYVPFGAGRRMCPGMAFAQASMEIVLAALLYHFDWELPGGAKPAELDMTEEMGITVRRKHDLCLNAVVRVPPAC
- the LOC100823885 gene encoding uncharacterized protein LOC100823885, producing the protein MSAVVCGKRSSIFGDELIPSSPPSPPHHHPSKRARCSPTRAFDDAYRRETLLHHLHSLFPHMDPKLLERALEASGDDLDSAIRSLNDLHLESAEVILSAAVCESENGLSTALKSTAEGGCTGGVSNGHLDAISGNSPKAGNCQTNHSSEWVDLFVREMTSASDINDARARASRALEVIEMSILERVGPEVVQNLSKENVMLKEQLAIILRENAVLKRGVAIQHERQKEFDVRTQEVQNLKQLALQYQGQLKTLEINNYALRVHLQQAQQNSSMPGSFHPDVC